ttagcagagacttgggagcttccctccctctctcgccatgcttgtaccccctactacaggcactccGGTGAAAGATAATAAAGTGCACTCGCACAtccctgctggacgtacggccccgtggccggaaccaggataaaccttgcgttactgtgttacctcttgcatcaaccatctagggttggggacacgcagcatcatcacgcGTTGGTGCTGGGCCGCCGGGTCTGGGCACCGAcagagacctttgaccgcataattagagaatggttactgcagcatcactgtagcaaatcatggattaattaggctcatttaGATTCATCCCTCCAAAATGCACTCAACTGTGAAAAAGTTTTTCAAAtggactatatttagtacttcatgcatgcaagattcccTTTTCACGACTTTTTTTGCCTTAACCAAACATGGCAAAAAAAAACGAATTGCATAGTTTACTTGTAAATTAAGAGACCAATTTAATGAGCTTAATTAGACCATGATTAGATACTAAGTTACTaaagtactccctccttccctgtttataaggcatacacgtatatcaagattcaaactttgtcatctttgaccaataatttgactattaaatttttatttttataatgcaaatttcatatgattggattcataatcaaatatattttacaatgattataagtttataatcaaaagtgatataatatatgataaataaatggtcaaagtgttgtttagaagaccgtgtcatgttccaccatgccttataaacggggaaggagggagtaattgCTAGAGTACACATGTgataatgatagattaatttgtTTTCATAAATTCGTATCAGAGTGACGGGTTCTGTAAtcaattttgtaattagtcgatattttatattttaaacATGCAAAAATTTCATTTAAAAAATTTTACTAAACGAGGCCCAACTCTCCatcatctattatcttattatttggccaacaaacggagtctCCACGTTCGCTGTCAAGacttagaaattcccacgttaatcggagaaaaatagaaaaataaaaattacccaccactgccattataataaaattagcctaaaatactccTATACTtaattaaaaattacccactaatgccattatgaaaaactaaatgtaaaataccatttagctatgttcagttacaaacatattatattaatgaaaactaaagctaacaaccatcaatcaaaataaaacgaaaataataataattttatgcataatattattaaagctcaacaaatcaaattgttattattagTAGATcgtatttgaattgttttaaccaacaataagacataatttacgtaAGGATAATAACGAcatacaaatttttgaattttcaatattaGCTGCGCAAATACGCGGACTGGACGCCTAGTTCTATGCATTCTACACGACAGATGAAAAAAAATCCCCCAATTTACAGGGACGGCACAGAGACCTTTTGTTGCGGCCGCGCAACAGCTATAAAAACACACGGGCTCACCTCGCACGCAGGCAGTGGCAAGGCAGGGGGAGCAACTGGCAAGGTGGCGCCTACACTCTCGCGCCAGTCGCCACGCGACGAGCCCACTGGCCACGGCCACCTCCGCTCGGGCTGGAGCTTGTGTGTCCCCTTTGCGTGTCTCGATCCGTGTCTCCCCATGCATCAACGACATCCGTGCCTCTTAGAAAATGTGGGCCCTCTCTTGTTATCTCCGTCCGCACCGCATGCAAGAAACGGAACGGAGCCGTCCGTCTGGTCCGTCTCCCCAAATAATCACATGGCCCCACATTAATTTCCCGCCAACTAAATGAAATGGAGGCGGCAAAAGGCATTAGACACAGAAAAATGGCGCCAATTTCGATAGGTGGTTCCATCAGATTAGCATCTAATACGGAAGGGTAACTAGTTTAGTATTCTTCTCGTTTGTCTCAATCTACATAACAATTGCATCTCAGCCAATTGTATCTCAATCTACACAACAATTACATCTCAGCCAATTCTCTCCATGCCTGACGAGATCAGTGCCGACTACATGGGGGCATCTCAGGCGATCCCGCCAATGGCTGACGAGCCTAACTACATGGAGTCCGATTCTCCACAGGTACCCAAATCTTGATACCACCTCTTGGTGCTGTCACATCCTCAGAAAACTTCTCTAGATAAACATTCCCTCATCTGGCACAATAAGAACAAAGTTAGAAAGTGCAAGTCATAATGGATTACCATTCATAATCTGTCTATACTTGTTTTGTCTATACAAATATTTGAAATGCCTATGCTCCAGACCGAAGCTACTCAAGTAGAAAATTGTACAGAAGACAGGATACCTAAGGTTGGTATGAAATTCTGCACTGAAGAAGAGGCATACCAATTTTACAATGCCTATGCTCGAGACAAGGGTTTTAGTATTCGAAGGAGCAGTTCACATAATGTGAAAAACAGCACCACCATAAAGAATAGAACCTTCTGTTGTTCTCGTGAAGGtattgaatcactttgttattGTGCCCTTTCTTCATCATTAAGGATATAACATCAATTTGAtcaattatttatttaattatCAATAGGTGTTCGGCGTCCTGATAAAAGAGAAGAATCTTCCAGCTATAGTAGACCAGAGACACGATGTATGTGTCAAGCTCGCATGAAGATAAGTCTCACAGATGGATTGTACTGCATCTATGAGTTTGAGCCTGAACATAATCATATTCTTGCTAGTAGCAGTCAAGTTCATCATTTAAGATCTCAAAGAAAAATAACAGAAGCACAACTCGCGAGTGTAGAAAATGCTAAAGCAGTCGGCATTTCAAATAAAGCTACCTTTGATCTCATGGCAAAAGAAGCAGGTGGAGTTGAGAATCTTGGATTTACTCGTGAAGATATGAAGAATAAATTGTATTCAAAGAGATCACTACAGACAAACTATGGGGACACAGGAGGAGTATTGGAATATCTAGAGAAAAAAACATCAGAGGATGGGAAGTTTTTCTATTCCATTCAGGTTGATGAGGATGACTTGATAACAAATATTTTTTGGACAGATTCTAAAATGGTTGCAGACTATGAACTTTTTGGTGATGTTGTTTGCTTTGACACAACATACAGAAAATTAAATGATGGACGTCCATTTGGTTTGCTAGTTGGAGTGAATAATCACAAGAAGACAACAATTTTTGGTGCTGCACTTTTGTATGATGAAACTGCAGAGAGTTTTGTTTGGCTTTTCAACACATTTTTAACTGCTATGTCAGGGAAAAAGCCAAAAACTATTTTAACCGATGAAGATGCAGCCATGGCAAAAGCAATCAAGATAGTACTACCAGAGACTCATCACAGAATTTGTGTTTGGCATATGAACCAGAATGCTTGCAAGCATCTTGCTGGAGTTGTGGAGGACTATAAGAAGTTCAATAAAGATTTTCAAAACTGTATTTATgatcaagaggaggaggaggaatttATAAATACATGGAACAATTTGCTAGACAAGTATAAGCTACAAAACAATGAATGGCTGCAAAGATTATTTGATAAAAGGGAGAAATGGGCCTTAGCGTATGGAAGAAATACCTTTTCTGCTGATATGGTTAGCACTCAAAGAAGTGAAAGCATGAACAATGAGTTGAAGGGGTACATTAGTGTCAAATATGACATACTTACCTTTTTCGAGCACTTTGAAAGGTTGGTGGCAGATAAAAGAAATGAGGAGGTAAAATGTGATTTCAAGGCAACACAAAGTACACCTAAGTTGAAATCTGAGTTGAGAATACTAAGGCATGCAGCAAGAATTTATACTCCAACCATATTTAAGGTATTCCAAGAGCAAGTGATGCAAACACTGAATTGTGATCTGTTCTATTGTGGTGAAAGTAATGCTGAAAAGGAGTACAAAGTAAAGGTTTATGGTAGGAGGAATGAACATGTCGTGAAGTTTTCTGCATTGGAAGTTGAAGTAAAGTGTAGCTGCAAAAAGTATGAATTTGTTGGAATCTTATGCTGTCATGCGTTGAAGATACTTGATATCAACAATATCAAAAAAATTCCTGAACATTACATACTAAATAGATGgacaattgatgcaaaagtagTTCATATAAAGAGCAATTCTGAGACACATGAAGATCCCAAAACAAAGTTATCAAAACGCAGACAGGAGTTATGCAGGATGTACATTCATTTAGCTAATCGAGCTGCAGAATCTGATGAAACGTACTTAATGGCTGTGAATAATGCGCAAAAATTAGCAGAAGATGTGGAGAAAAGCCTAAAAATAAGACCTGATTCAGATGTTGGTACCTCATCTCATCCCGAAGGTTCGCACTCCAGTATAGCCTGAGTAATAATTGTGTGAACACCATACATATGACACCAAActaattattatatattttgtaggtacagaagaagaagaacaaactATAAAACCAAAAGGCCTGAAGGTTAAGGAGAAGGAAATTCATGGATCTGCGAGACCTATTGGTGGTTTTGAGAAGGCAACACAGCAGAAAAAGAAGACCAAAAAAGACCCAATGGTTTCTGGTTCTGCAAAAGAGGCAAACACACAACGGAAAAAGAAAGGCAAGAATGACCCAAAGGATTGTGGTCCTATAGTGGAAGTAGATAATGTAACATATGGGCAGCCACACTACACTGACCTGGTACGAGATTTCAGTTATATTTAATTTAATACTATCAAGACTAGTCATATTTTCATTACTGATATTCGTATTCCTTTTTCTTTGCTACAGGGGCATTTAGGGACTAGCACGTACCAAAATCAAATTCAGATGGCAGGTTACTATCCGGGCTACTATCCACATGGAAATGCTTTTGTGCCTCCGCCTTTCAGTTCATTCTTTGGGACCCCTAACCATGGTCAAGATACACAAGGAAATGTCACTCAGTCATTCAATCCAAATCCCTATAATGTGTTTGCCAATTTTAAGTGAAGGTCCTATCCCATTAGGAGAACCGATGAGTCATGTGCTAAACTCTACTTGTTTTTTTTGCTAACTGGTATATTTGATTTGATAGCATCAGACTGAATGCGGAAGATTGCATCTTTATTACTGTGTCATGAAAAAATAGGGACTAGCACTAGAAAAATAAACTTGCAAAATAATGCTAGAGAGGTCATGAAAGCAACGTCACCTTCATGCTGAACAGCATCTACGAGCTGCTGCCAAATATCTTGAATCCACCATGGTGTGATGTCAGTTTGATGGACCTGAAGAGGAAAGGTAGAGTACACATTCTCATAGCACAAATCGAAATCTGCAAAGTCAAATCCAGATCCCCAATCCAAAATCAAAATCGGAGCAATCAAAACCAAAATCGGAGCTTGAATCTAGGTTCCAGTAAATATAATCAACTCACTGCTATGAGCTTGAGGTCGTTCCTGCCCAAATCGAGTTTAGCATAT
This portion of the Panicum virgatum strain AP13 chromosome 2N, P.virgatum_v5, whole genome shotgun sequence genome encodes:
- the LOC120662930 gene encoding protein FAR1-RELATED SEQUENCE 5-like yields the protein MPDEISADYMGASQAIPPMADEPNYMESDSPQTEATQVENCTEDRIPKVGMKFCTEEEAYQFYNAYARDKGFSIRRSSSHNVKNSTTIKNRTFCCSREGVRRPDKREESSSYSRPETRCMCQARMKISLTDGLYCIYEFEPEHNHILASSSQVHHLRSQRKITEAQLASVENAKAVGISNKATFDLMAKEAGGVENLGFTREDMKNKLYSKRSLQTNYGDTGGVLEYLEKKTSEDGKFFYSIQVDEDDLITNIFWTDSKMVADYELFGDVVCFDTTYRKLNDGRPFGLLVGVNNHKKTTIFGAALLYDETAESFVWLFNTFLTAMSGKKPKTILTDEDAAMAKAIKIVLPETHHRICVWHMNQNACKHLAGVVEDYKKFNKDFQNCIYDQEEEEEFINTWNNLLDKYKLQNNEWLQRLFDKREKWALAYGRNTFSADMVSTQRSESMNNELKGYISVKYDILTFFEHFERLVADKRNEEVKCDFKATQSTPKLKSELRILRHAARIYTPTIFKVFQEQVMQTLNCDLFYCGESNAEKEYKVKVYGRRNEHVVKFSALEVEVKCSCKKYEFVGILCCHALKILDINNIKKIPEHYILNRWTIDAKVVHIKSNSETHEDPKTKLSKRRQELCRMYIHLANRAAESDETYLMAVNNAQKLAEDVEKSLKIRPDSDVGTSSHPEGSHSSIA